One region of Pseudoalteromonas sp. R3 genomic DNA includes:
- a CDS encoding phosphopantetheine-binding protein encodes MADFDQIRTFIKQDIIVDNLEVVDSIDELDDEQGLVSDGLELDSIEVLELVVSIEKKYGMKFSNYGNEVIKEKMASINALAQFVSEEARA; translated from the coding sequence ATGGCTGATTTCGACCAGATCAGAACTTTTATCAAACAGGACATCATCGTAGATAACCTGGAGGTGGTGGATTCCATCGACGAACTGGACGACGAACAGGGACTGGTAAGCGACGGCCTGGAACTGGACAGTATTGAAGTGCTTGAGCTTGTGGTCTCAATCGAGAAAAAGTATGGCATGAAGTTTAGTAACTACGGCAATGAAGTGATCAAGGAAAAAATGGCATCAATCAATGCCCTGGCACAATTTGTCAGCGAAGAAGCCAGAGCCTGA